The Candidatus Cloacimonadota bacterium genome includes a window with the following:
- the fusA gene encoding elongation factor G, which translates to MKKYPTESIRNFALVGANGSGKTSIAEAMLFNSGVTNRLGKVEEGNTVMDFDKDEIEKKMSISLSVANLEWNKVKHNIVDTPGYTDFKGDLISSLRAVETALITINAVSGIEVMTEHAIKYADSIKCSKAIIINKIGKENAKFNEIIEGFSNICEQVVVPVLIPIGLGDKFSGVINSIIKKAYKGGKAINIPEELQQDVENWHEKVVEAAAESDDNLMEKYFDKGSLSESEINFGLKKSIIQCNAIPVFCCSATQNIGVKETMNLINHFFPSPKDISEILVTKNGEAESINLVNYDKKLGYVVKSLSEPNLGEIAIVRMYANSLTTGDEIEITEKRAKDKIGQIYHICGRSREETTEISAGDIGGLVKLRNATTSLSITEKGEAVVVKPISFPEPVYWKTIKALSQADEDKIGAALAKITDGDPTINSGMNTETNENIIAGQGEIQIAVVQKRLKNTYNVATKLTEPKIPYKETITGKAAARYRHKKQSGGHGQYGEVYIKISPRELGTGFEFVNSIVGGAIPSKFIPAVEKGVVETMKNGILANYPVVDICVELYDGTFHEVDSSELSFKLAAYHALKDGFMQANPILLEPIHRIQIVVLTENMGDVMGDISSRRGKILGMSQEDNKQVINAEMPLSELYSYHTSLKSLTQGKGYFTQHFAYYQKLPNDLAQKVIEESKRGK; encoded by the coding sequence ATGAAGAAATACCCTACGGAAAGCATACGGAATTTTGCATTAGTGGGTGCCAATGGTTCAGGTAAAACTTCCATTGCAGAAGCTATGTTATTTAATTCAGGAGTCACTAACAGACTTGGTAAAGTAGAAGAAGGAAATACAGTAATGGATTTTGATAAGGATGAGATTGAAAAAAAGATGTCCATTAGCCTCTCAGTAGCAAATCTTGAATGGAATAAAGTTAAACATAATATTGTAGATACACCAGGCTATACCGATTTTAAAGGCGATTTGATCTCCTCTTTGCGGGCAGTTGAAACAGCACTGATTACAATTAATGCTGTGAGTGGTATTGAGGTAATGACAGAGCATGCAATTAAATATGCTGATTCAATTAAGTGCTCTAAAGCTATTATTATTAATAAGATAGGTAAAGAAAATGCAAAATTTAATGAAATAATTGAGGGATTTAGCAATATTTGTGAGCAGGTTGTTGTGCCAGTTTTGATTCCTATAGGTTTAGGCGATAAATTTAGTGGAGTGATAAACTCAATTATAAAGAAAGCGTATAAAGGTGGGAAAGCGATTAATATTCCAGAAGAACTGCAACAAGATGTTGAAAATTGGCATGAGAAGGTCGTTGAAGCAGCAGCAGAATCTGATGATAATTTAATGGAAAAGTATTTTGACAAAGGTTCTTTATCTGAAAGTGAGATAAATTTTGGTTTAAAAAAATCAATCATTCAATGCAATGCCATTCCTGTATTCTGCTGTTCAGCAACTCAAAATATTGGTGTGAAAGAAACAATGAATCTCATTAATCATTTCTTTCCGTCCCCAAAAGATATTAGTGAGATTTTGGTTACAAAAAATGGAGAGGCGGAATCAATAAATCTTGTAAATTACGATAAGAAATTAGGGTATGTTGTGAAATCATTATCTGAACCGAATTTGGGGGAAATAGCCATTGTAAGAATGTATGCAAACTCACTTACTACCGGTGATGAGATAGAGATTACTGAAAAGCGTGCAAAAGATAAAATTGGTCAAATTTATCATATATGTGGCAGAAGTAGAGAAGAGACTACAGAAATATCAGCTGGTGATATTGGCGGTTTGGTTAAATTAAGAAATGCTACAACTTCCCTTTCTATAACCGAGAAAGGTGAAGCCGTTGTTGTAAAACCAATTTCTTTTCCCGAACCAGTTTATTGGAAAACTATCAAAGCTCTTTCACAAGCAGATGAAGATAAAATCGGTGCTGCATTAGCTAAAATAACCGATGGAGACCCTACTATAAATTCTGGTATGAATACTGAAACTAATGAAAATATTATTGCTGGGCAGGGAGAAATCCAGATTGCCGTTGTTCAGAAACGGCTTAAAAATACATACAATGTTGCAACAAAATTAACTGAACCCAAAATTCCATATAAAGAAACTATTACTGGTAAAGCCGCGGCAAGATATCGTCACAAGAAGCAGTCTGGAGGACATGGCCAATATGGAGAAGTTTACATAAAAATATCACCACGAGAACTCGGAACAGGATTTGAGTTTGTTAATTCTATTGTCGGCGGAGCAATACCAAGTAAATTTATTCCTGCTGTGGAGAAAGGCGTTGTTGAAACAATGAAAAATGGCATATTAGCTAACTACCCAGTTGTTGATATCTGTGTAGAACTTTACGATGGAACATTTCACGAAGTGGATTCATCTGAACTCTCTTTTAAACTTGCTGCTTATCATGCTCTAAAAGACGGATTTATGCAAGCAAATCCTATACTTCTTGAGCCAATACATAGGATACAAATTGTTGTGCTAACTGAAAATATGGGTGATGTAATGGGAGATATTAGCAGTAGGCGGGGCAAGATTCTTGGAATGTCACAGGAAGATAATAAACAGGTTATCAATGCGGAAATGCCACTTTCTGAATTATATTCATATCATACCTCTCTAAAATCACTCACACAGGGTAAAGGATATTTTACTCAACACTTTGCATATTACCAGAAACTTCCAAATGATTTAGCTCAAAAAGTTATTGAGGAAAGTAAAAGGGGAAAATAG
- a CDS encoding archease, whose product MKYRFIDHTADLSVEFFGKTIEELFVNSALSLSEIVFNATQSEIRNTIGKIHLNFSAKDLAVLYIDFLREILFQINTNFRYFYNIDIDKFLNNEISISCYYHTLNLDKIAQEIKAVTYHNIGIKKEKGIYSAVVTFDI is encoded by the coding sequence ATGAAATACAGATTTATTGATCATACAGCAGATTTATCAGTAGAATTTTTTGGGAAAACTATTGAAGAACTGTTTGTAAACAGTGCTCTCTCACTATCAGAGATTGTCTTTAATGCCACACAAAGTGAAATAAGAAACACAATTGGTAAGATACATTTAAATTTTTCTGCAAAAGACTTGGCTGTGTTATATATTGATTTTTTACGAGAAATACTATTTCAAATTAATACAAACTTTCGTTATTTCTATAATATTGATATTGATAAATTTTTAAATAATGAAATATCAATTAGTTGCTATTATCATACACTAAATTTAGATAAAATCGCTCAAGAAATAAAGGCTGTAACATATCATAATATTGGAATTAAAAAAGAGAAGGGTATTTACAGTGCAGTCGTTACATTTGATATTTAA
- a CDS encoding class I SAM-dependent methyltransferase has translation MFLTERLEFEDFYLLEEFQIAYLPGWVTEREFAVALWANPSIEDFLKRKCPTITDFINRIKKENEPVKDNNELAICIKKVLQTCSDILIYNKCPEVYDKLEFHNWDFKEVTSIVSLDDKIILDGGSGTGRVALEAAKYARYVFAMEPVARLRQFIKDKAKRDGINNLYVTDGFLHSIPLPDNSVDVIITSHALGWQLEEELQEFERIVKNQGYIIHCPAAIDAPSRIHNDLLEKSYDFDRYEEADGWKRKYWKKVIK, from the coding sequence ATGTTTCTAACAGAAAGACTTGAATTTGAGGATTTTTATTTGCTTGAGGAATTTCAGATTGCATATTTGCCGGGATGGGTGACTGAAAGGGAATTTGCAGTAGCTCTGTGGGCTAACCCATCCATAGAAGACTTTCTAAAGAGGAAATGTCCTACAATAACTGATTTCATCAATAGGATTAAGAAAGAAAATGAACCAGTCAAAGACAACAACGAGCTTGCTATTTGCATCAAGAAAGTCCTCCAAACTTGTTCTGATATTTTAATCTATAACAAGTGTCCAGAAGTTTATGATAAACTGGAATTTCATAATTGGGATTTCAAAGAGGTAACTTCTATAGTATCTTTGGATGACAAAATTATATTAGATGGGGGTTCAGGAACAGGGCGTGTCGCATTAGAAGCAGCTAAATATGCAAGATATGTTTTTGCAATGGAGCCTGTCGCAAGACTTAGGCAATTTATTAAAGATAAAGCTAAGAGAGATGGAATCAACAACTTGTATGTAACAGATGGATTTTTACATTCAATTCCATTACCCGATAATTCTGTTGATGTGATAATTACGTCTCACGCATTGGGCTGGCAGTTAGAAGAGGAACTTCAGGAGTTTGAAAGGATTGTTAAGAATCAAGGGTATATCATTCACTGTCCTGCAGCAATTGACGCTCCTTCTCGAATACATAATGATTTATTGGAGAAGAGTTATGATTTCGACAGATACGAAGAAGCAGATGGATGGAAAAGAAAATACTGGAAGAAAGTAATAAAATGA
- a CDS encoding RtcB family protein yields the protein MKYKDYEIKKVSKAIWEIPRKGNMRVPARFYALESMLPQIIRDNALSQVVNVATLPGIQKYSMAMPDIHYGYGFPIGGVAAFELKNGIISPGGVGYDINCGVRFCRTNLLLKDIKNKIPEIVKGFYAFVPSGIGSHGAIKRLNQKEEEEVMTKGAKWVIEQGYGEESDLEATESFGRMKEANPDKVSQRARGRGLNQVGTLGSGNHFVEIGVIDEVYDQNLANEFSLAKDQVIVMVHSGSRGFGYQVCDDYLHLMVGQINKLPFSIPDRQLACTPFNSKLGSDYFQAMSCAANYAWANRQVLMSLTNRALQKSLSISKSNLGFRLIYDVCHNIAKVEKHKINGKEMELCVHRKGATRSFGPHQSELAERFQKTGQPVIVPGDMGTHSFLMVGTNQSMKETFGSCCHGAGRVMSRSAAKRKFNFNQVKNQLQSKGIVVYSVQRNTLVEESPDTYKNVTEVVEAVSLAGLAKKVVRTRPLGVLKG from the coding sequence ATGAAATATAAAGATTATGAGATAAAGAAAGTTTCTAAAGCAATCTGGGAAATTCCCAGAAAAGGCAATATGCGAGTGCCCGCAAGATTTTATGCACTTGAATCAATGCTTCCACAAATTATCAGAGACAATGCACTCTCCCAGGTGGTAAATGTCGCAACTTTACCAGGAATTCAAAAATATTCTATGGCAATGCCTGACATCCATTATGGTTATGGATTTCCAATTGGTGGAGTTGCTGCATTTGAGCTGAAAAACGGGATTATCTCTCCAGGTGGAGTTGGCTACGATATAAATTGTGGCGTGCGGTTCTGCAGAACAAATCTGTTGCTCAAAGATATTAAAAACAAGATTCCTGAGATTGTTAAAGGATTTTACGCATTTGTTCCAAGTGGAATTGGGTCTCACGGTGCAATAAAGCGATTGAATCAGAAAGAAGAAGAGGAGGTTATGACCAAAGGAGCAAAATGGGTTATAGAGCAAGGATACGGAGAAGAGTCAGATTTAGAAGCCACTGAAAGCTTTGGTAGAATGAAAGAAGCCAATCCCGATAAAGTTAGCCAACGTGCAAGGGGTAGAGGATTAAATCAGGTAGGAACTCTTGGTTCAGGCAATCATTTTGTGGAAATTGGAGTCATTGATGAGGTTTATGACCAGAATCTGGCAAATGAATTTTCTCTGGCAAAAGACCAGGTAATTGTTATGGTTCATAGTGGTTCGCGCGGTTTTGGCTATCAAGTTTGCGATGATTATTTACATTTGATGGTTGGTCAGATAAATAAGTTACCGTTTTCAATTCCCGATAGACAATTAGCTTGTACCCCTTTTAACTCAAAACTTGGCTCTGATTATTTTCAAGCAATGTCTTGTGCTGCAAATTATGCCTGGGCAAATCGCCAGGTTCTGATGAGTTTAACAAATAGAGCTTTGCAAAAAAGTCTATCAATCTCAAAATCTAATTTAGGATTTAGACTTATTTATGATGTTTGTCATAATATTGCTAAAGTTGAAAAACATAAGATAAACGGAAAAGAGATGGAATTATGTGTACATAGAAAGGGTGCTACGCGCTCGTTTGGCCCGCATCAATCTGAATTGGCGGAGAGATTTCAGAAAACAGGTCAACCAGTTATTGTGCCGGGAGATATGGGAACGCACTCTTTCCTGATGGTCGGAACAAACCAGTCAATGAAAGAGACATTCGGGTCTTGCTGTCATGGAGCAGGTCGTGTTATGAGTCGGAGTGCTGCCAAAAGAAAATTCAACTTCAATCAGGTGAAAAACCAATTACAAAGTAAGGGAATAGTTGTATATTCGGTGCAACGAAATACACTTGTTGAAGAGTCACCTGATACTTATAAAAATGTAACAGAGGTTGTAGAAGCGGTTTCATTAGCAGGATTGGCAAAAAAAGTCGTTAGAACTCGTCCGCTTGGTGTACTGAAAGGATAA
- a CDS encoding DUF116 domain-containing protein, with translation MANNKVIGKGLFLWLSTFSLIGLMVMVTGLWYFISPRLHEFNQALPFVLLSALRIFFLILVIGTILVFLTSVFEKNFLIANFAVKLFIRFMYPICIFVGRIFRIRKEKIGESFVSVNDSLIKALSPKYNASDVLILLPHCLQDTSCPIRITVNPDNCKRCGKCNIGDISKLAEEFGVDIAIATGGTLARRIVLKKKPKLIIAVACYRDLVSGIQDAFPIKTFGILNIRPQGPCINTKVDVQTIREALNKIIMKSDK, from the coding sequence ATGGCAAACAATAAAGTTATTGGTAAAGGGCTTTTTCTCTGGTTATCAACTTTTAGTCTGATAGGATTAATGGTTATGGTAACAGGCTTGTGGTACTTTATTTCTCCACGCCTACACGAATTTAACCAGGCTTTACCATTTGTTTTACTCTCAGCATTGAGAATTTTCTTTCTGATTTTAGTAATTGGCACAATACTTGTCTTTCTTACCTCTGTTTTTGAGAAGAACTTCCTTATAGCCAATTTTGCTGTTAAATTGTTTATTAGATTTATGTACCCGATTTGCATTTTTGTTGGCAGAATCTTTAGAATCAGAAAAGAAAAAATCGGCGAATCGTTTGTAAGTGTAAATGATTCACTTATAAAAGCGCTAAGTCCTAAATATAATGCATCTGATGTGCTGATACTTTTACCACATTGTTTGCAAGATACTTCTTGTCCAATTAGAATAACCGTTAATCCAGATAATTGCAAAAGATGCGGAAAATGTAACATTGGAGACATTTCTAAGTTAGCAGAAGAATTTGGTGTTGATATAGCAATTGCAACTGGTGGAACTTTGGCAAGAAGAATTGTATTAAAGAAGAAACCGAAATTAATTATTGCTGTTGCGTGTTATAGAGACCTTGTCTCTGGTATTCAGGATGCTTTTCCTATTAAGACTTTTGGAATTCTAAATATTCGCCCTCAAGGTCCCTGTATAAATACAAAGGTAGATGTGCAAACCATCAGAGAAGCATTAAATAAGATAATTATGAAAAGTGATAAATAG
- the fmt gene encoding methionyl-tRNA formyltransferase: protein MNKAFQGINRIKNVIFMGTPDFAVPILSSLVSNSIIPTLVITQPDKKRGRGQKLKLSPIKQYCLCHNLSVFQPQDINGEEAIKRIESYHPDLIIAAAFGKILSQEILNIPKFGCINLHPSLLPKYRGPSPINWALFNGDKETGNTIFFMTKKMDAGDIIYQSKMKIMPEDNYGSLSKKLSEKGAEDVLKALSLIDNGIANPIQQDESSATFSKFINRDVRRICWTKSAEDVANLIRGLSPYPGAFTYFQNMEIKILKVKPFPDNKGISGFILKAIKDRGILVGTGSCALLIETIKPEGKKEMSAYAFSLGHPEILRGNKRFNNGKQ, encoded by the coding sequence ATGAATAAAGCATTTCAGGGGATAAATAGAATTAAGAATGTTATCTTTATGGGAACGCCTGATTTTGCGGTTCCTATTCTTTCTTCATTAGTTAGTAACAGTATAATTCCAACTTTAGTAATAACACAACCCGATAAAAAAAGAGGACGAGGTCAGAAGTTAAAGCTCTCACCAATTAAACAATATTGTTTATGCCATAATCTCTCGGTTTTTCAACCTCAAGATATTAACGGAGAAGAAGCCATAAAAAGGATTGAGAGTTACCATCCAGACTTAATAATTGCCGCAGCATTTGGAAAAATTTTATCCCAGGAAATACTGAATATTCCGAAATTCGGATGTATAAATTTGCATCCTTCACTTTTGCCTAAATATAGAGGTCCATCTCCTATCAATTGGGCTCTTTTTAATGGAGATAAAGAAACAGGGAATACAATATTCTTTATGACAAAAAAAATGGATGCTGGTGATATTATTTATCAAAGCAAAATGAAAATTATGCCTGAAGATAATTATGGTAGCTTATCGAAAAAATTAAGTGAAAAAGGTGCAGAAGATGTATTAAAGGCTTTATCATTAATAGACAATGGAATTGCAAATCCTATACAACAAGATGAGAGTTCAGCCACATTTTCCAAATTTATAAATAGAGATGTAAGAAGAATATGCTGGACCAAATCAGCAGAAGATGTTGCAAATCTGATAAGAGGACTTTCACCATATCCAGGAGCATTTACTTATTTTCAAAATATGGAAATAAAAATATTAAAAGTAAAACCCTTTCCAGATAATAAAGGGATATCTGGTTTTATCTTAAAAGCAATAAAAGATCGAGGAATACTTGTTGGAACTGGAAGTTGTGCTTTATTAATTGAAACAATCAAACCAGAAGGCAAAAAAGAGATGTCTGCTTATGCTTTCAGTTTGGGACATCCAGAAATATTAAGAGGAAACAAAAGATTCAATAATGGCAAACAATAA
- the def gene encoding peptide deformylase, whose product MLEKIRLYGDESLRKIAKPIPMHRDDEIKNLSKNLIESLERFDGIGLAAPQIGRSVRMFAVYPLWIEDEKKRKTMIFINPTLLELEGIQNEEEGCLSIPEIFEKVKRAKTVSFKAQNLFGKWKQYIATDLFARVVQHEYDHLDGILFVDKISLIKRRLLQGKLKKIAATTKRGINIASLH is encoded by the coding sequence ATGTTAGAAAAAATTAGATTGTATGGAGATGAATCTTTAAGAAAGATTGCTAAACCTATCCCGATGCATCGGGATGATGAAATAAAGAATCTTAGCAAGAATCTTATTGAGTCATTAGAAAGGTTTGACGGAATTGGACTGGCAGCTCCTCAAATTGGACGTTCTGTCAGAATGTTTGCTGTTTATCCTCTCTGGATAGAAGATGAAAAAAAACGAAAAACAATGATTTTTATAAACCCAACTCTGCTGGAACTTGAAGGGATTCAGAATGAGGAAGAAGGATGCCTAAGTATCCCTGAGATTTTTGAAAAGGTAAAAAGAGCAAAAACTGTGTCATTCAAAGCACAGAATCTATTTGGAAAATGGAAACAATATATCGCTACCGACCTTTTTGCTCGTGTAGTTCAGCATGAATATGACCATCTGGACGGTATCTTATTTGTTGATAAGATTTCACTAATTAAGAGGAGGTTACTGCAAGGTAAGCTAAAAAAAATTGCTGCTACAACTAAACGGGGTATTAATATTGCATCACTTCATTAA
- the yajC gene encoding preprotein translocase subunit YajC: MLISLLFAQAEPVATQPAKQSGLIGFLPIIIMFVILYLLIFRPQQKKQKEIVKMRKEIQKNEKVVTNGGIIGTIYSIKGDVVVLKVADNVKIEVTRSAIANKIK; encoded by the coding sequence ATGCTTATAAGTCTATTATTTGCACAGGCTGAGCCTGTTGCAACACAACCTGCTAAACAAAGTGGATTGATTGGATTTTTGCCAATTATCATTATGTTTGTGATTCTCTATTTGCTTATATTTAGACCTCAACAAAAGAAGCAAAAAGAGATTGTGAAAATGAGAAAAGAGATTCAAAAGAATGAAAAGGTCGTTACAAACGGCGGAATCATTGGAACAATTTACAGCATCAAAGGTGATGTTGTGGTTCTTAAAGTAGCTGACAATGTAAAAATTGAGGTTACAAGATCAGCTATTGCTAACAAAATAAAATGA
- a CDS encoding ABC transporter ATP-binding protein — translation MNTYYEEKDSEKIYDSRLMARLLKYILPYKKYFIISFFILLIIAFFAILLPYILKYGIDEYINPSIRIIDISDFPEIEKEFAKRYNKYVIESENHKILIRSYNTDKLLPKHIRALQDKKSISREYYAIFLKTDENLALANKYPDIFAIFGKYYIIKQSDLKKISPSDTRILRKNDLHGLLILGIIFFAILIFRFIFSYLQIYLTQYAAMHSMYNLRMKLFNHLQKLPLSYFDKNPIGRLVTRITNDIEALADMLGEGLITLLQDIVMMFAILIVMLVINYKLALVTFIVVPLIIYFMIRFKKDIRKVYRAVRIKLAKINAKLSESISGITTIQLFHQEKKKLNEFKNITEEYFHAEKKQLRVFAVFRPLIDVMVHLSIALIIWYGGGSIISNKMSLGVLVVFISYVHRFFDPLYDLSQKYNIMQTAMAALERIFKLMDVKPEEYKIHAILNSHIKGKIEFKNVWMAYNKDDFVLKDINLKIDAGEKLALIGETGGGKTSLVKLLSRFYPYQKGEILIDDTHISEYSLSDLRRNIGVVQQEVFIFSGKIKDNISLYRENVSKEEIIKAAKYVNADRFISNLPDKYDQDARERGSVLSAGQRQLLAFARVLVCNPSIFILDEATSNIDTETEILIQDALQKVMKNRTSIIIAHRLSTIQNVDRIVVIHKGEIVEEGNHQQLLKQKGLYYNLYRLQYKDNIV, via the coding sequence ATGAATACTTATTACGAAGAAAAAGATTCAGAGAAAATTTATGACAGTCGCCTAATGGCGAGATTGCTAAAATATATATTACCATACAAGAAATATTTTATTATTTCATTTTTTATACTATTAATAATTGCATTTTTTGCAATCCTTTTACCATATATTCTCAAATATGGAATTGATGAGTATATCAATCCATCAATAAGAATAATTGATATATCAGATTTTCCTGAAATAGAAAAAGAATTTGCAAAAAGATATAATAAATATGTGATTGAATCAGAAAATCATAAAATATTAATAAGAAGTTATAACACAGATAAGCTGTTACCGAAACATATTCGTGCTCTACAAGATAAGAAATCAATTAGTAGAGAATATTATGCAATCTTTCTAAAGACGGACGAAAACCTTGCTCTTGCTAATAAATATCCTGATATATTTGCTATTTTTGGAAAATATTATATTATAAAACAATCTGATTTAAAGAAAATATCACCATCGGATACTCGCATACTAAGGAAAAATGACTTACATGGACTTTTAATTTTAGGTATTATTTTCTTTGCAATACTAATTTTTAGGTTTATCTTTAGTTACCTTCAAATATATTTAACTCAATATGCAGCAATGCATTCTATGTACAATTTGAGGATGAAACTTTTCAATCATCTGCAAAAATTACCATTATCATATTTTGATAAGAATCCTATAGGAAGACTCGTAACGCGCATAACAAATGATATTGAAGCTCTTGCAGATATGCTTGGAGAAGGTCTTATTACTCTTTTACAAGATATTGTTATGATGTTTGCTATTCTAATTGTTATGCTTGTAATTAATTACAAACTTGCTTTGGTTACATTTATTGTCGTTCCATTAATTATATACTTTATGATTCGTTTTAAAAAAGATATACGAAAAGTGTATAGAGCTGTTAGAATAAAATTGGCAAAAATAAATGCTAAATTATCAGAAAGTATTTCTGGTATTACAACAATTCAGCTATTTCATCAAGAGAAGAAAAAATTAAATGAATTTAAGAATATTACAGAAGAATATTTCCATGCAGAAAAAAAACAATTGAGAGTTTTTGCTGTTTTTCGTCCTCTGATTGATGTAATGGTGCATTTATCAATTGCCTTGATTATTTGGTATGGTGGGGGTAGTATTATATCAAACAAGATGTCATTGGGTGTTCTTGTAGTATTTATAAGTTATGTTCACAGGTTTTTTGACCCTCTTTATGATTTAAGTCAAAAATATAATATTATGCAAACAGCAATGGCAGCATTGGAGAGAATTTTCAAATTAATGGATGTTAAACCAGAGGAGTATAAAATTCATGCCATATTGAACTCACATATAAAAGGTAAAATTGAGTTCAAAAATGTTTGGATGGCATATAATAAAGATGACTTTGTTTTAAAAGATATTAATCTAAAAATAGATGCAGGTGAGAAGTTAGCTTTGATAGGGGAGACAGGTGGGGGTAAAACTTCACTTGTAAAATTATTAAGCCGTTTTTACCCTTATCAAAAAGGAGAAATTCTAATTGATGATACTCATATTTCTGAATATAGTCTATCAGATTTAAGAAGGAATATTGGAGTTGTTCAGCAAGAAGTATTTATATTCTCTGGCAAAATAAAAGATAATATCTCATTATACAGAGAAAATGTTTCTAAAGAAGAAATTATTAAAGCTGCGAAATATGTTAATGCAGATAGATTTATTTCCAATTTACCAGATAAGTATGACCAAGATGCAAGAGAAAGAGGTTCGGTTCTTTCTGCAGGACAAAGACAATTATTGGCATTTGCACGCGTTCTTGTATGTAATCCAAGTATTTTTATCTTAGATGAAGCTACTTCAAATATTGATACTGAAACTGAAATATTGATTCAAGACGCCTTGCAAAAAGTGATGAAAAACCGAACATCAATAATTATCGCTCATAGATTATCAACTATTCAAAATGTAGATAGAATTGTTGTGATTCACAAGGGTGAAATCGTCGAAGAAGGTAATCATCAGCAATTACTGAAGCAAAAAGGATTGTATTATAATTTGTATAGATTGCAGTATAAAGACAATATAGTTTGA
- a CDS encoding four helix bundle protein, translating into MITNLEDLKIYQIAMEIGEEVWEVVSKWDYFKKSTIGNQWIRAADSIASNISEGYGRYSFKENKLFCYYARGSLFETKTWLIKSHNRSLISTNFFKTMENKLKILEIKLNNYIKSIGKGSQK; encoded by the coding sequence TTGATTACAAATCTGGAAGACTTAAAAATATATCAGATTGCAATGGAAATTGGTGAAGAAGTTTGGGAAGTAGTATCAAAATGGGATTATTTTAAAAAATCTACTATTGGCAATCAATGGATTAGAGCTGCTGATTCTATTGCTTCAAATATTTCTGAAGGATATGGAAGATACTCTTTTAAAGAGAATAAATTGTTTTGCTATTATGCAAGAGGTTCTCTTTTTGAGACTAAAACTTGGTTGATAAAATCTCATAACAGAAGTTTAATTTCTACCAACTTTTTCAAAACAATGGAAAATAAATTGAAAATATTGGAAATCAAATTGAATAATTATATCAAATCAATTGGTAAAGGGAGTCAAAAATAG